Proteins encoded together in one Marinobacter salsuginis window:
- the miaA gene encoding tRNA (adenosine(37)-N6)-dimethylallyltransferase MiaA: MGPTASGKTDLAMALCDHLPCEIISVDSAMIYRGMDIGTAKPTAEELARAPHRLVDICDPAETYSAADFRRDALAAMAEITAAGRVPLLVGGTMMYFKALLHGMSGLPSASPTVRLALEQEAEERGWEALHEELRRSDPVAAERIHPNNRQRLMRALEVLRLTGKPISEFWKAETGAGEQPTAAAQGGDIEDYTYFTRWQADETSLLPYTVVQLAMMPPERRVLHERIRLRFLKMLDAGFLDEVRALMLREDLHPDLPSMRCVGYRQAWSYLSGEDDYETFVGKGVAATRQLAKRQLTWLRKWSDVEWLDSDDKLIAESALKKIRLRTTFKFYK; this comes from the coding sequence ATGGGCCCCACGGCCTCGGGTAAGACCGATCTGGCCATGGCGCTTTGTGATCACCTGCCTTGTGAGATCATCAGCGTGGACTCTGCGATGATCTACCGGGGTATGGATATCGGGACGGCGAAACCGACCGCAGAAGAGCTTGCGCGGGCGCCCCACAGACTGGTCGATATCTGCGATCCGGCGGAAACATACTCAGCTGCGGATTTCCGCCGGGACGCGCTAGCTGCGATGGCAGAAATTACAGCAGCGGGACGGGTGCCGCTGCTTGTAGGCGGCACCATGATGTATTTCAAGGCGCTTCTCCATGGTATGTCGGGCCTGCCATCGGCAAGTCCCACCGTTCGACTTGCCCTGGAACAAGAGGCCGAAGAGCGTGGCTGGGAGGCCCTGCACGAGGAACTTCGGCGCAGCGATCCTGTCGCAGCTGAGCGCATTCACCCCAATAACCGGCAGCGCCTGATGCGGGCCCTGGAGGTACTGCGTCTTACCGGCAAGCCGATTTCCGAATTCTGGAAGGCCGAAACCGGTGCTGGCGAACAACCAACGGCCGCGGCGCAAGGCGGTGATATTGAGGATTACACCTATTTCACTCGCTGGCAGGCAGACGAAACATCTTTGCTTCCGTATACTGTTGTTCAGCTTGCCATGATGCCGCCGGAGCGGCGCGTGCTTCATGAGCGAATTCGCCTGCGTTTCCTGAAAATGCTGGATGCAGGCTTTCTTGACGAAGTGCGGGCACTGATGCTCAGGGAAGACTTGCACCCTGATCTCCCTTCCATGCGTTGTGTCGGATATCGTCAGGCCTGGAGTTATTTGTCCGGAGAAGACGATTACGAGACATTTGTCGGCAAGGGAGTGGCAGCAACACGCCAGCTCGCCAAGAGGCAGTTGACCTGGTTGCGCAAGTGGTCCGATGTGGAGTGGCTGGATAGCGACGACAAACTTATCGCTGAGTCAGCCTTGAAAAAAATCCGACTTCGCACCACATTTAAATTTTATAAATGA
- the hfq gene encoding RNA chaperone Hfq, producing MSKGHSLQDPYLNALRKERIPVSIFLVNGIKLQGQIESFDQFVILLKNTVSQMVYKHAISTVVPARNVRIPQQAPGGEGESED from the coding sequence ATGTCAAAAGGGCATTCGTTACAAGACCCTTACCTTAATGCACTGCGCAAGGAACGCATTCCGGTTTCCATCTTTCTGGTCAACGGTATCAAGCTACAGGGCCAGATCGAATCTTTCGACCAGTTCGTGATTTTGCTGAAAAATACTGTCAGCCAGATGGTCTACAAGCACGCTATTTCCACTGTGGTACCTGCACGTAATGTTCGCATTCCGCAGCAGGCTCCGGGAGGAGAGGGCGAGTCTGAAGACTGA